One part of the Caproiciproducens sp. CPB-2 genome encodes these proteins:
- a CDS encoding DUF4867 family protein, which yields MAVQSVREKAFQKYGRIVTGFDCAQLLKKLAETPKPPDSTIYAASDPELEKLEIFRALRDREFGGMEIELGYCNGSNDRLNALEYHRSSEINIVGTDLILLLGLLQDVDALTFEYDTALVEAFKVPAGTVVELYATTLHFAPCNASAEGFRDAIVLPRGTNLPLQAKPETAGEDRLLFARNKWLIAHPESGLQADEAFPGLKGRNITL from the coding sequence ATTGCGGTTCAATCGGTCCGGGAAAAAGCATTTCAGAAATACGGAAGAATTGTGACTGGATTCGATTGCGCCCAGCTTCTGAAAAAGTTGGCGGAAACGCCGAAACCGCCCGATTCCACGATTTACGCGGCTTCCGATCCGGAGCTTGAAAAGCTGGAAATATTCCGGGCGCTGCGGGACCGGGAATTCGGCGGTATGGAAATCGAGCTCGGCTATTGCAACGGCAGCAATGACCGGCTCAATGCCCTGGAATACCACCGCAGCTCCGAAATCAACATTGTGGGAACAGATCTGATTTTGCTGCTGGGTTTATTGCAGGATGTCGACGCCCTGACCTTTGAATACGATACCGCTCTTGTCGAAGCGTTTAAGGTTCCCGCCGGGACGGTGGTGGAGCTGTATGCCACTACCCTGCATTTCGCTCCCTGCAATGCGTCGGCGGAGGGGTTCCGCGACGCGATCGTCCTGCCGCGGGGGACCAATCTTCCGCTTCAGGCAAAACCGGAAACGGCGGGCGAAGATAGACTGCTGTTCGCGCGGAATAAGTGGCTGATCGCGCATCCGGAATCCGGTCTGCAGGCGGACGAAGCCTTCCCCGGTCTAAAGGGCCGGAATATTACGCTGTGA